The Ipomoea triloba cultivar NCNSP0323 chromosome 14, ASM357664v1 region GTGGGTGTCCGGCAGGGCGATTCCGTCGGCGGCCTCGGGGTCGACCGGTGCGGCTGGCTACTCCGCGCATGCGTGGTCATTCAAGCGGCGGACTTTCCGCCGCACTCCTATTTCGGTGGTCTGCGAAGGGTACGGCCAGCAACCGGCCGGAGTGGGGTCTAGGGTATCAGCCAGGCGGCGGGCGGCGCGTAGGGGGGCAAATCGTGGTAAGTGCCATTCCTCTACTTTATATTTCTAGGTGTGATTCTGCTGGGGTTTTGCGGGGATTTTGGTATGAGGTTGAGGGGGGGTGTCGGTTCTGCTGGTGTCCTCTGTATCTGGAAGTTGGGGTAGTATCACCAGTTCAAAATTGCAATTTAGTTATTCAATGTTTGTATAACTAGAACTAATACTATGGGGTTAGTAGCTGTGAACTAATATTATGGGGGTAGTAGCGGATGAACCACTATTTGCACttgttatatatgttaaaaGGGGGTCTGCTATTGGGGTTAGTAGCTGTGAACTCAGGGATATAATGTGTCGCTAGTTGTCATATCTGTTAAAAGGGGGGCTGCCATGCTCGGGTGTTTATGCTATTTATGGACTGTTtactgttatgtttttttttttggatttttttctGTTGTTGTTCTTAAGATTGATATCTTCTCATTTTGATATTTTAggcttaaaataagagtataACTAGGAGTTATTCTGCGTAAGACTGTAAGGAGGGATTATACAGTATGATTTAGTGTTATATATGTTAAAAGGGGGAGCTTGCATTTGAGTAAATTGATGGGGAATCAATAATAATCAATTCAGATATTAGTTAACATATAATTAGCTCTAATTTAGTGCACTACAGGTGTTATTTTCTAGGGTGGGTAACTGCATTAGTAGGAAGGGTGGGGTATGCTCAATATTAGCAATGAACTACAGTACTGCCCATTGCAGTGCATCATACTGTCAATATGTGGTTGTAATGTAATGAGCAGGGAGggtgtagtttttttttaagttttatttttttaaagaagggtGTTGTCCCTTATCTATTGTATTGAAAAATTCACCACCTTAAACTGATTTTTAAACTTCAGTTTTAATGTTCGGTTGATTTAGCATGCTAGGTTTTTTATTCTTAGGGAAAATAAAACTGGCAAGTAGGTTTATGGGCGGGTGCACGCTCGCTAGCAAGTGCACGTGCTAATCgcaccacacacacacatgatCGCAAGCAAGTTGCatcctttttttaaaagagaaaaaaaaaatttttttttaaaaaagaaaagaatgctAAACTGTTTTGCTGTTTGAATTCTTGTTGTTTCGCATCATTGTGTTTGCTGTCTTCTCCCTTATCTATTGTATTGAAAAATTCAGCACAATGCATCCTATGCTTCCTTTCATGCTGCTGCATAAATTTAATCATTTCTTTTTATAGTTAGCTAAGCATATATACAAGTTAGGCTAATTAATTAGATCATTGATTAATTCCATCAGTACGTACAcatactcattaattaattttatatcccTTTTCAATTTTTGACTACTGTAGAAACCATGTCGGTGGCTgccattatatatacatatatggagTAGAGGAGAGGGAAGaagtaaattaattatattaataatggtTTAGCATATAGGTGGGGGGGTTTTATGCACCTCAGATCTTTAAATGCTAACTCTTCTTCTGTTTGATGAATCTGAAGCTGTTGATTTTTCTTCAATAAGTTTTTCATGTTTCTTAACTGGCCCTGACGATGATGATAATGATTGCTACTACTGCTGCTTCTGCTTCATATGTGAATGCCTCTTTGCCCATAAACCCTTCATTATTTCTGAAAACCATACATATACAGATCgggataatatatataacatattaagaaaaacataattaattaattaatgatatatattttattagtacataATAAAACGCCAACTATGAACTAAACTGTCTTGCTGCTTGAATTCTTGTTGTTTCGCATCATTGTGTTTGCTGTCTTGTCCCTTATCTATTGTATTGAAAAATTTAGCACCATAAACTGATTTTTAAGCTTCAGTTTTAATGTTCGGCTGATTTAGCATGCTAGGATTTTTATTCTTAGGGAAGATAAAACTGGCAAGCACGTTTATGAGCGGGTGCACACTCGCTAGCAAGTGCACGTGCTGATCAcacaacacaatttttttttttttaaaaaagggaaAGAATGCTAAACTGTCTTGATGTTTGAATTCATGTTGTTTCGCATTATTGTGTTTGCTGTCTTGTCCCTTAtctattgtattaaaaaattcaacacCATAAACTGATTTTTAAGCTTGAGTTTTAATGTTTGGCTGATTTAGCATGctaggttttttatttttagggaAAATAAAACTGGCAAGCAGGTTTATGGGCTGGTGCACGCTCGCTAGCAAGTGCACGTGCTAATCACACCTCACACACATAATCGCAAGCAAGTTGcatccttttttttaaaaaacaaaaactttttttaaaaaaaaaacttttttttaaaaaaaggaaaacaatgcTAAACTGTGTTGCTGTTTGAATTCTtcttgtttgtttggttgtttttcaCTTTAGAAGTCTAACCGATTGTGTTCCTTGTTTCCAAACAGACCAAAACCCATTTCAACCGGTGGTTTTAACCGAAGACGAGGGCGACACTGATGACGAATTCCACACTACTCCACGTATTCCTACTTTCACGACGCGCGGTGGACCCAAGGAACTCGTACGTGTTGTTTCCTCACTAACGCAATGTCAGCGGGAAGATGTTATCAGTATTGGCATGGGGGGCCTCCTGGGGTTGCAGGTAGCGGAGCTCTCACTACAGCTGGGCGAGTGGTTGGTGGGTAACTTTGACCCAGATATGATGGCCCTCAAGCTATGCAATGGGAGCTACATGAGCATCGCGACCCAGGACGTAGCAAGGGTGTTGGGCCTACCCAATGGGCCGTTGCCAATTTCGGAACGTGACGGGCAACATGTTCCGCCAGAATTACGTGCATGGAGGGAGGAAATCAAACACCGAAAAGGAAAAATCACAGTCAAGGCGTTAGGCACGCAGATGTTGGAGCTCAAAGATGGGGGGGGAGTGGTTTAGGCGGCATTTCAGTGTCATTGTTCTCTCCACCTTGATTGCCAGTGTTTTAAATGGTTATGCCAATCAAAAGACCGTCCATATGTTTCGCGATGTGGACCAGATTAGAGACTTGGACTGGTGTGGGTATCTCCTTCGCTCTTTGGTTACCGCACATGGATATTGGACCCAAGATAGAACTCGCAAATTCACGGGGCCACTACTATTCTTAATTGTGAGTCATACTGTTACCTATTGTTATACACGAATATATGTGTGTGCCTCCTACTATTATATGTGTTTAATTTGGTGTGTTATAGCTCCTGTATGTAGATAGGGTCGTGGTAGGAGGACGTGACGTGCCCAGATCAATCCCCACGTTAAATGGGTGGACTACGGGGTTACTCAAAGCACGGGAGGCACGAGAGATTACTGCACAAGGGTTTGGGCAAGGCCTGCTAGATGATCCGCCGCATCCAACTGACTTCCATGCTCCTTCGGTTGAAGCACCATTGAGTGGCCAACCAATACGACTCAACACCGAGCCGGGCACATTGCAGCCGGGACCTACTCTTGGAACACCATAGGTATGCACATCAACTACTTTAACCCTAAATTGGTGCCTGCGTTTTTAATACAACTAGTGCACGATGTTAGTACGTGCAAACCACTAACATTTGCTAGCTGGTTCTCATTTGTTTTGCAGGGGTTTGCACAGCTCTTCGAATCCAAAACCGGGGATCTAGTTTTAGTCGCGACACAAGTGGCTGATATAGTTCTCCAAAACCCCCACCAAGCTTATGGTGACCACAATTTCAAGAGGCTGGACGAGGCATCCAATCTTCTGCTAGGGGTAGCTCAGAACGAGCCGAATGCCACACACTGTTCCGGTGCTCAGGAGCCGCAAACGCCAGGCCACACTAAAATGGATCAGGAAGAAGCATTCTAGCAAAACTCGGATAACATCAAGGCATTGGAGCGCGCCGAAATGGCAGCACTGAGGGCTACCACGATTAGTGACATGCCCAGCTTTAGTCTGGGATTCACGCAAGACAACCCCGCACAAGGAAAGGACGACCACCCGCCGATTAGCGACATGCCCAGCTTCAGTTTGGGATTCACGCAAGATGACCCCACGCAAGGAAATGACGACCACCCGCCGAACCATCAGGGTCCCGTAACACCAGCCCCGCATGTGAGTTTCTGATCACCAACACGTCCTTCCCAATCATCGGCTAACATTATTGTCAAAATGATCATTCAGGGTGCTAACCGCGGTATGCAATCGGAGGACTTGCTACCGAAAAACCAGGAATTCCCAGTGCCACCGGTGCCCGCCGTAGCAGCAGATCGCAAAGAAAAGCGACCGCTCAACTAGGAGGTTAGACCGTTCCGCCTTCTCTTCAGTCCGGTCAGGGGTTATCCAACGGTTTCGATACCACCAATTTACATGGTATGGATGTGGGTATTCAACTGCCCAAACACCAACTGGTAAGTGATTTCCGCAACTCTTAGTTGCTATTCCTTGGAATACCCACAGTAAGTGACTGAATCGTGCTTGCATTAATAGCGATGAGGTCCTGTTCCGCCATAATGAACAAACCGCCACCTGGTCAGACTTTATGACATTGAAGGAGGGAGTCAATGTCTCCACGGCCGTGGTAGATGCGTGGTCCACTGTTTTAAATGCGAGGGAAAAATCAAGGGGATGGGGGACCCCTTCTCGCCTGTTCGCATCCACGACCACTACTATATGTTTCTTATTTTGAACACTCCTGTATACGGTGGTTTATGGACACCTAAAATCTACCCTTGAGTTTGCAGGTAGGGACCGTGGTGGACACTACAGGCACCAGGGACGAGAGAATCGAATTATTTAAAGCTAGGCTAGATGCTGATTTACGGGCCTCCCACCACGTGGGAACTGCGACTTTAGACATGGTAACACTCTCTACGGCATTCCAGACCTACGAAATCACTAACGAAACCTTTTAAACTATCGTAACAACTCACACTAACCTTTGCCTCGACATTATTTATTTCCAATAATACAGGATGGACATTACTATGTCATGAGTGTAAATTTCAACCAATACAAGTTCGACATCATCGATTGCGACTCAAAACAAATGCCCAACGATAAAAAATACCGCGACGCCCCCGTGGATCTGGTATGTTCTTTGCTTTTACTGTCTATGAATATATCTACACCTTTTGTTCTGTAATCACATATAAGCAAAAATGATGTATATGTTGAAATGTGGGGTGGGGTGGTGCTATTTGATGGTTTGACATGCTTTCGGAGTACGTAGAAAGCAAGCGACAGTGGGCACGAGCCATCCACGCCAGGAACTTGCGTTCGAAAAGGATGCACAACGTGTCTTCTCGAGTGGGGCGATATGACTGCGATCACATATCCAGACCTTCTCACTGATCAAGAGTATCAACGGGTCAAGCTTCAGAATAAGGCAATAACAGAATAGAAGTGCTATCATCAATAATATAGGTACCCTACTAGTGTTTAGTAGTAGCATGTTTACGGCCCCTTGGTACCACGTCAGCATGGTACGCTAATGTCCAAGGACCTTACAACTACTGCAAAAACCTATTATTTCCCCTCATCCAATAACACAAACTCAAGCACGATGCGTTGACACCAAAATTACAGTAGGTATGTGCAATGGTGCATTATGATTACTATTATGCTATAACAATCTTGCTGCTGGTGATACAGTTTTTTGGTTGGGCATTTATGCAGCGTGCGAGATCTGCACCAACCTGAGAGCAAGACGGTTCTTCCCAAACAAGCAGCCAAAACCTAATACGGAGGGCCAAGACTGCGTTTTGACATCTGTTGTCCACCTGTTAGACCCATACCTGGTTTGCTAATTGTGGTGTAAGGTTAGTACTCCGTGCTTGTAGTTTCCCATAAAATTCTGTGGCCTTCAAATTCTTTGTTTGCTAAATACCTACAGTCATTCATTACCGCATTTCAGGCTCTAGATGGGCTTGCTAGACCCATTCCGGGTCTTTCTACGTTCAATTTTCCACTTTGTTACTTATTTACGCCGGATTCGTATCATAGTTCACTATCCGAATTGACTACTTACTACGACCCGGtgatccttttatatatttttctatgTGCCATTAAATATTCGgctgctattttttttttactgtgtAGGAGTAAAGATGGATGGGAATACAAGCTTTGTCTTGGATGTAAAGTAGTAGCATGGAAAAGAATAGGCATTCACCAAAGGGCAACCTCCTGGCACTTGGGTCAGATTGTGCGCACGCCTAATCTGTGGGAATCCCAGGAGTGTAATGTAATTTCAAAAATATCCTATATGGGCATATTAAATAGTGGATGCGTTTGAAATGTGCATTCTACCTTTCGTGGGCCTCAGAAGGTCTGTATACACTGCCAAGGTGTTTTCATGTCTTTACTTTGCTACTAGAAgtcaatatttatataataaaaagttgtgcttaaattttataatagtaAAGTGGTGTATGAACAAAGTTTGAGAGTGATGATATGTGGAGGGCAGGTGTAGAGTAGAGGAAAGAGAGGGGATGTGAAGGTCACAAGTAGCAGGCAATGATTCAGCTGCCAACTACTAGTCACAAACTATGATGTCTAGATAACAATGCCACTTTCTTGATGAATTCAATATTTTAGCAATTTCTTTCAATATGCTTTGGTAGTTTGGATGCGGGAGGGCTACTAGTGGGTTCGGACTCATGATTAAGATCGTAAAATCAACATGATTAAGCGTGGTCAACTGCTAGGAAGTGCACTCATCATTACCgggtgggtgggggggggggagtcTGTGCACAGGCCTAATCTGTGGGAATCCCAGATCCGTAATATAATCTCAAAACCATTCCCTGTGGGCATTTTTTTTAAGAGATGTGCACTCTACCTTTGTATATATAGGATTTGGCATTAGGGAAGGATTACTAAGGTGAAGTCAAATAAATAGAAGTAGTAGGGAAATAGTAGTGCATGGAACTTATATATCAAGCAGGCGGTATAGATCTCAGAAGCAAGTGTGCAACTTATGTTTTAAGCAAATGTTATACAGCGTGGACACTTGGAAATGTAAAAACCAGCTAAAGTGGTCCACAATGTGCTTTCAGAAATGGCGTCCTAATTTGTTGTGCTCATTATTCAACTAACAAAGTACGGAGAAAAGTGGTCTACTAGGGAAAACTAACAGACTGCACACTAGTGGGATTCCACAGTAGCGATTAAGCACTATTTTTTTATTGAGTTTGTCACCGGAATGGACACGTGGAAACGTAGGGCAATTTTGGCGGTCATGGCTCCCGTAAAGACCGCACGCCCCGCACTTGTGCTCACCTTTCTCCCTCGCCTCGATAGCTAACTCCAGCTTGCTCTTGATGCGTTTCCTGCTCCCCTTGTTCTTTGCTTGTGCTGGGGGCTTAATAGATATGGATTGCGGAGGGCACACACCACACAAAGCCTGAATAGCAGCGGTGTTTCCCTTTACCATGCGAGTGCTCGACCCATCAGCCAGGAATTCAACTTTCAGTTCATTCATTGCCTGTAACAACCGTGTCAATCGTCCTTCATTCCTTCCCACCATCCCTACACACATGTTGATCTCGGCCCACAATAAATTCATAACCATTccagggggggggggggctacTGGTACTGCACTGCTCCAGGCTCCCACGAACGCTACACTGTTTGCACCATACTGGGGGGGGGGGACCGACTGTAGTTGTGCATCCTTGAACACCAAGAATATATGCCTGCAAACCAAACCCATCCTCTGGAATAACTTGCAACTGCACTGTGCACTAAAATCAACCAGGTTGTACTCGACACTGCATACTCTATTCCACTCATCTTTAATGGCGTACACCATCAAACCCTTGTCCTCACAAATACTAACCACCCGACAAAAAAAACACCCACCAACAATCTCTTTTTGAACCTCATAAAGAATAGTTATTGTGTAGATTTGCGCAACATGTCTTTCTAATGCTAAAGGAGTTTTAAACTTGGGTGAATACCCCTCGCACTGAGCGTTCAATTTTGCTTGTTTGTGACGCTGAGCTTCCAGCACACCCTCAAATTGCATAGAAAACTCAACTATACTTTAGTGCGGATTGATGAACTTACCGTAAGCATTGTTTTCCCCTTCAGACCGGACGTCGTCCGTAGTAGCCCACTCATTGGCAAGTCAAGGAAATAAGCCGGGATCCAGAACATCCGCTCTGCATACAGTTTGTTAAACCACTGATGTTCACCAAGATCGTACTCTGCCATTAACCCCTGCCATTGAGCTTCGAACTCCTCAACTACGATTTGGTCAGACCAAACTATACTATTTAACTTCTTACGGAATACTTCGTCCTTTGCAAGTTCACCACCAGCTTTTTCACTAACCTTAGTCATGATGTGCCACATACAAAACCGATGACGACTCTCTGGTAAGACCCGTTCCACAGCAATGATCATGGCGGCGTCCTGATCGGTAACCACGAAAAGTGGACTCTTACCCATTGCGGTTTTGAATTTGTCTAATAACCACACGTATGAGTCCACGTCCTCTTTAGTGAGTAGTCCAGCCCCCAAGGTGATGCAACGACGGTGGTTGTCGACCCCGGTGAAGGGCACAAAAACCAAAGAGTACCTGCAACAGAAGATGCTTAAACACAATTCTCCCCGCCATAATCAACATCACTTTATGAACACTTAATTAGGCTAGCATGCCAACATTATGGAGAACAATTTATGGgggaaaaaaacacacaaatgacTACATGCTGACTAAAATTAATCGATAAATACAATTCACGCAAAATTAAATGAACATATAACAACCCAATGTACagtataacaaattaaaattgccCAAATGACCGAACCAAACCAGGATGCACACACAGAACTTTGTTCCTCAGGATCTATAGTCTTATTATGTTTTCTCAATACATTCAATGCATCATATAACATTTACAAACCCAACACACTGCCCATCTCCGCTTACATTATATTCCTTCAAGGCATGCATtaattaataaccaaacaccaccGACCTTTCTAATATATAGTCACCAAACCATTCAAATAACAGATACGGGCGTCAATCACCaaccttctcatttaattttgacaacaaaaaaaaaaaaaaacaaaatgaccCACCCCAGGACACAACTGTATATTTCAATCCacctcatatatataatttgtctcTCATCAAGTAGTGAGATCAACGATATGCATATCAAATGTAATTTGCTAACTAACTTCATACTCTAAAGTCGAGTACGGGGTTGCTACATCCACGCATCATGGTCATATCCACGAAATATAATTACGCATATTGAAAAGCTTTGACATACCTGTTCGTACCATAGGTTGCATCGAATGAAATGGCGTCACCAAAGGTCGAGAAATTGTCCCGAGCTAGGGGGTCAGCCCAGAAAAGACACGCCAACAGATTCTCTTCATCTAGTTGATAATCGAAATAAAAACCATCCGACACCTCCCGTTTCTGGCTAAACTGTTTAATAATCATCTCTCCATCACCCCCACTGACATACTCTTGTAGGTCTCGTTTAAAATTATGGAAGTCAACGCTTGTTGCACCGATATTACCGTACGTACCCACTAACTCCTTGCATAATCTGAAGCTTTGAGCGGTCCCAATATTAGCTTTAATGCAACTTGCAATGAATGCTTGTTGTGTGGCATCTAGGTTCCTGTTGATGCACAAAAATTGTTTGGATGCCTCAGAGCACAAAGGGTGGGTGTGATTCTCTTCGAAAATAGTCACCACGAACTCTCCAGTGTTGTCCTGTCTTAAACAAATCTTAGCTAGGCATTGAACCCTGTTAGAAATTCGCTTTCTTCGTTGCTTAACGTGACCTCCCTCACCATTCACAGTGGATGGGGCGCTACTACCACCCCCTTTGGTCCCTTGACGGCTGCAAACTAAATAACGCATACTCACTCACCATCCCGGCCTCGCTTCATGGTGCTATGGCGTACATCAAACCCACCGGCGCGTCCGTAGCTCATATAAAACTCTACACCCTCATTCATTGTCTTGAACCGAAGTCCAATGGCTGGTCGTATCATTGCGTCAACATTGGGTGTCCAGAACGAGGGATCAATCGATGCCCAGTCCAGTTCAATCGCACCACCGTGGCTACGAACTTCTACACTACCACCTGCATTAAAACAATGTCAGTGAAAAAAGACCACCCCATTAACTGTTCTACATGCATGTGTTAATTAACCAACATGGCCTGCACCACCATACCCAAATACATTCGAAAAGAATAACTTCAAATAGTATAAAGAGAATTCAAGAAGTGGTATTCCTGCCAATATCATACTAGTTACCCTAATCATTGTAATTGAATGAACGTACGTATTCAACCCAGGTTGGATTATCTAAGAAGCATCATTGTAATATTTCTAGGTCCGCCTAATCCAAAATTGATAAGCTATCGGGCATATGAGTAATTAGAATATGAAGGGCACTAAATTAGAGCTAATTATATGTTAACTAATATctgaattaattattattgattcCCCATTTATTTACTCAAAGGCCAGCTCCCCCTTTGAACATCTATAACACTAAATCATACTGTATAATCCCTCCATACAGTCTTACGCAAAATTACTCCTAGTtatactcttattttaagccTAAAATATCAAAATGAGAAGATATcaatattaaaaacaacaacacaaaagaacctaaaaaaaaacataacagtaAACAGTCCATAATAGCATAAACACTATATAACAACTACCGACACATTATATCCTTGAGTTCAGAGCTACTAACCCCAATGGCAAACCCACttttaacatatataacaaGTGCAAATAGTGGTTCATCTCTTTACAGACCGTTCCATAGTATTAGTTTTAGTTATATAAACATTGAATAACTAAATTGATGCAATTTTGAACCAGTGACAGTAAGCCGACCCTAAAATAAGGAAATGAGGAGATcccaattttcttttaaaaaaggggggggggaggggtggCGCTCAGGTGTCAGAAATCTTAATTCATGGAAATCTCAATAACATAAGGGTACAGTTCTTAGATTATCTTAATTTAATCTTAACGAGAGCTATAGATTACATATTGGGATGGTCCTGCAGTGATAAAGCATTCACTGCATCAGTTTCTATGTGTCCATTATTATCTTCATTGGTATATACATTTTACATTTACACTGATGAGCCTGGGAAATCATATGTCTTGCATTCATCACATCCCAACCATGCATGAGCTTTACAAGTGCGTAATTCGTGCAGTACACTACCCCAACATCGCCCATGCAAAATGAATGAAGTAATCTTCGAAGTTTGCAACCTCTCTGCTTGGATTATCACACTTCACAATTACTATAAAACCATTACATGGTAGTTACCCATACTAGCCTAACAGTGGGTAGCATTGGGGTCTCACACGGCTACACTTCTTACACAATTAATGGGGAAAACCTACATGGTGATCAAAGGGAACTAACAAATTACTGTGAATATGACTGTATCACTGGTGCGGTAGTTCCTGACTTGGCTCATAAGTACACCATCAGTACACCATGTTATTGGGGAGCCCTTCTAGGCCAGTAGCGCACCGCACAAACCACCCTAAACTGCGGCGTGTTCGACGGCCGCTCGACCAACCGCGGCACGGCGCCGTGGAAAAGACCAATAATAGGACTCCATGGTCGTCTACCATACGCAGGTGAATAAAGTGCGTACCTGGTGAAACTGCGCAGTCCTCGTCGCGCACCACCATGCCGGCGCGGGGCTTCACCATGCTACAGCTGTCACACCGGAACTAATCCAACTCGCCTTCTTGTTCGTCCCACGAGCGACGGAGCGCAGTAACATAAGACTCCAGTTCAAACTTCGAATACGTTATCCATCTACGCGAACTACCATGAATACCCCGGGTGCCCTGGAGCAACGCACACGCGACGAATAATAGGGATAATATGGGCCATTAGATCTAAATTGCATCAATGCACTCAAATAATGCACCCGTTCACAAATTAACGTGAGTGTGCACCTGAATAATAacctctctctatatatatatatatatatatatatatatatatatatatttcatatgaGACTTGCTCCCCCTATgatttttttgacaaatttgTGTTATTCACTTAATAGATGTAAtggttaaaaataatataaaaaagtgACAGGATCTTATATATATTACGAACtttaaagtttgtaatatttatgataaagaatatatatgaaacaaatccactttttttttctatcgttagatttattatataaatatccatGTTTGTCCAAAGTTCTCATAGGGGAGTAGTTTGCAGAGGATTAATGACCTATATATCTATATGATTTGACTTCAATGAGAGCAAGACTTCTGGTCAGAAGTGTGAACAAATATTAACCATCTATTTAAtggttaaaaataaagaaaattaagaatacAAAAAGAGGACAAAAGTTGTgccaatttcataaatattactccataaaactttgaaaaagttataatatttattaaattaaccccactttttttttctttttattttatagtcATTGGTTCATTCAAGTTAGATCCGTTCAAATTAGTTCACATTATTCACATGGAGTCTTGTTTTCACTTGATTCTAATTGAGCACAAAATAACTTAGAGTCCGTTtagaaactcaaaaaaaaagactcatagaagtcattttccgatgTTTtggtatttaagaaaaataaagtcTAAGAGAAATATTCATTATggtcaattaaaaaaaaagacccaatttgacaaaaattattttcataaattttaatcgaaatatattttctaaatttctcTCATATCTACTTTTCAAGttaatttttagattattattattgccatcaccaccaccactaacATGACCACCACACCATCACACCACCACCATATCACCATCgcaactatttattattattattattattattattattattattatataaataatatattatttttttaaaaataatcaaacaaaaaagtaaatttttaacATTCAACCTaacattagaaaattaaattatttttttaaaaaatattttttttgaaaa contains the following coding sequences:
- the LOC116004035 gene encoding protein FAR1-RELATED SEQUENCE 5-like is translated as MRYLVCSRQGTKGGGSSAPSTVNGEGGHVKQRRKRISNRVQCLAKICLRQDNTGEFVVTIFEENHTHPLCSEASKQFLCINRNLDATQQAFIASCIKANIGTAQSFRLCKELVGTYGNIGATSVDFHNFKRDLQEYVSGGDGEMIIKQFSQKREVSDGFYFDYQLDEENLLACLFWADPLARDNFSTFGDAISFDATYGTNRYSLVFVPFTGVDNHRRCITLGAGLLTKEDVDSYVWLLDKFKTAMGKSPLFVVTDQDAAMIIAVERVLPESRHRFCMWHIMTKVSEKAGGELAKDEVFRKKLNSIVWSDQIVVEEFEAQWQGLMAEYDLGEHQWFNKLYAERMFWIPAYFLDLPMSGLLRTTSGLKGKTMLTAMNELKVEFLADGSSTRMVKGNTAAIQALCGVCPPQSISIKPPAQAKNKGSRKRIKSKLELAIEAREKD